From Pandoraea vervacti, the proteins below share one genomic window:
- the glnE gene encoding bifunctional [glutamate--ammonia ligase]-adenylyl-L-tyrosine phosphorylase/[glutamate--ammonia-ligase] adenylyltransferase → MLASRPALAEALPTLAEHPVDARWLARRFEAITGTQLSPPEQPSGACGLDEAALTRALRVLRVEALCTVMQRDLDGRAELSEVTEAMTALAEFAVQAGIAVLSRELEAIHGVPRNAEGQRQTLGVVGMGKLGGRELNVSSDIDLIFLYEDDGDTTAPDDADPAAAGRLRLLSNHEFFTKLGRKLIGLISELTPDGYVFRVDMRLRPNGDSGPLVCSLPMLEEYFYVQGREWERYAWIKGRLVSELASEPGRRIERLLSSLVQPFVFRRYLDYGVIGAIRALHEQIRHEAERRARAKPARINDIKLGRGGIREVEFSAQVFQLIRGGQEPELRVRPTLAVLGVAARRGWLAQSVAEALANAYVFLRRLEHRIQYLEDAQTHILPGPGDDRLAVARAMGFPDEATFMTVLDEHREFVAGQFDEIFADKANGSANKGGANKGGSGDCECPPELWSECLADEAQTGDLGNQLARLGFSDAEGALDRLRAVWTSSRYKALGEMSRRRFDQLVQRAVEGAAGTGEADAVLARMLDLLSTISRRSSYLALLTEYPRALERVVKVLAGSRWAAGYLISHPQLLDELLDDEALAAPFDWPSFKTQLLLSLNAAGAAGNVEVQMDILRRAHHAEVFRILLLDLQGTLSVEAIGDRLSELADIIVDVTISTVWPHVATRHREVPRFSVIAYGKLGGKELGYASDLDLIFLYDDDDDRAPDAYAALARRFVTWLTTHTGAGMLFDVDLRLRPNGLSGLLVTNIESFRQYQFREGNANTAWVWEHQALTRARFCAGDETIGAAFENIRAQVLATPREALPLAQEIVAMRRKVLEGHPNPSKLFDLKHDRGGMVDIEFTVQYLVLLHSGAHPALLRNAGNIALLREAAQLGLIDATLADAAAAAYRTYRKRQHKLRLDGVEAARVPAADIEAERDAVMALWDSVFAEAGPV, encoded by the coding sequence ATGCTCGCGAGCCGTCCGGCGCTGGCCGAGGCGCTGCCGACGCTCGCGGAGCACCCCGTCGACGCCCGCTGGCTCGCGCGTCGTTTCGAAGCCATTACCGGCACGCAGCTCTCGCCGCCCGAGCAGCCCTCCGGCGCCTGCGGTCTCGACGAGGCGGCGCTCACGCGGGCCTTGCGCGTGCTGCGCGTCGAGGCGTTGTGCACCGTCATGCAGCGCGATCTGGACGGGCGCGCCGAATTGTCCGAAGTGACCGAAGCCATGACGGCGCTTGCCGAATTCGCCGTTCAGGCGGGCATCGCGGTGCTTTCGCGCGAACTCGAAGCCATTCACGGTGTGCCGCGCAACGCGGAAGGGCAGCGCCAGACGCTGGGCGTAGTCGGGATGGGCAAGCTCGGCGGGCGCGAACTGAACGTGTCTTCCGACATCGATCTGATCTTCCTGTATGAGGACGATGGCGACACCACGGCGCCGGACGACGCCGATCCAGCCGCCGCCGGGCGGCTGCGCCTGCTCTCCAACCACGAATTCTTCACGAAGCTCGGCCGCAAGCTGATCGGCCTGATCTCCGAGCTCACACCGGACGGCTACGTGTTCCGGGTAGACATGCGCTTGCGCCCCAATGGCGATTCGGGGCCGCTCGTCTGCAGCCTGCCGATGCTCGAAGAGTATTTCTACGTGCAGGGCCGCGAGTGGGAGCGCTACGCGTGGATCAAGGGACGGCTGGTGTCCGAGCTCGCCAGTGAGCCGGGCAGACGCATCGAGCGGCTGCTGAGCTCGCTGGTTCAGCCGTTCGTGTTCCGCCGGTATCTGGACTATGGCGTGATTGGCGCGATTCGCGCGCTGCATGAGCAAATCCGGCATGAAGCCGAGCGCCGTGCGCGGGCCAAACCCGCGCGCATCAACGACATCAAGCTCGGGCGCGGCGGCATTCGCGAGGTGGAGTTCTCGGCGCAGGTCTTCCAGCTGATTCGCGGCGGGCAGGAGCCGGAATTACGCGTACGGCCGACGCTTGCCGTGCTGGGCGTGGCCGCCCGGCGAGGGTGGCTGGCGCAAAGCGTGGCCGAGGCGCTGGCGAACGCGTATGTCTTCCTGCGCAGGCTCGAACACCGGATTCAGTATCTGGAAGACGCGCAAACGCACATCCTGCCGGGCCCGGGCGACGACCGTCTCGCAGTGGCGCGCGCCATGGGCTTTCCGGATGAAGCGACGTTCATGACCGTGCTCGACGAGCACCGCGAGTTCGTCGCCGGTCAGTTCGATGAAATCTTCGCGGACAAGGCCAATGGCAGTGCAAACAAAGGCGGCGCAAACAAAGGCGGCAGCGGTGACTGCGAATGCCCGCCGGAGCTCTGGAGCGAATGTCTGGCCGACGAGGCGCAGACGGGCGATCTGGGCAATCAGCTCGCGCGCCTGGGCTTCTCCGACGCCGAAGGAGCGCTCGATCGCCTGCGTGCGGTCTGGACGTCGTCGCGCTACAAGGCGCTCGGCGAGATGAGTCGTCGGCGCTTCGACCAACTCGTGCAACGCGCGGTCGAAGGCGCGGCGGGCACGGGCGAGGCCGATGCCGTGCTCGCGCGCATGCTCGACCTGCTCTCGACCATCAGTCGTCGCAGTTCGTATCTGGCGTTGCTCACCGAGTACCCGCGTGCGCTGGAACGCGTGGTCAAGGTGCTGGCGGGCTCGCGCTGGGCGGCAGGCTATCTGATCAGCCATCCGCAATTGCTCGACGAACTGCTCGACGACGAGGCGCTGGCAGCACCCTTCGACTGGCCGTCGTTCAAGACGCAGTTGCTGCTGAGTCTCAATGCGGCGGGCGCGGCGGGCAACGTCGAAGTGCAGATGGACATTTTGCGGCGCGCGCATCACGCCGAAGTCTTCCGCATCCTGCTGCTCGACCTGCAAGGCACGTTGTCGGTGGAAGCCATCGGCGACCGGCTCTCCGAGCTGGCGGACATCATCGTCGATGTGACGATCTCCACGGTCTGGCCGCATGTGGCCACGCGGCATCGCGAAGTGCCCCGCTTCTCCGTCATTGCCTACGGCAAGCTCGGCGGCAAGGAGCTGGGCTATGCGTCCGACCTCGATCTCATCTTTCTTTACGACGATGACGACGACCGTGCGCCGGACGCCTACGCCGCGCTCGCCCGGCGTTTCGTCACGTGGCTGACCACGCACACGGGAGCCGGCATGTTGTTCGATGTCGATTTGCGCCTGCGACCCAACGGCTTGTCGGGTTTGCTGGTAACCAACATCGAGAGCTTCCGTCAGTACCAGTTCCGCGAGGGCAATGCGAATACGGCGTGGGTCTGGGAGCATCAGGCGCTCACGCGGGCGCGGTTTTGCGCGGGCGACGAAACCATCGGTGCGGCGTTCGAGAACATCCGTGCGCAGGTCCTGGCGACGCCGCGCGAGGCATTGCCGCTCGCGCAGGAAATCGTGGCCATGCGCCGCAAGGTGCTCGAAGGGCATCCGAACCCGTCGAAGCTCTTCGACCTCAAGCACGACCGCGGAGGCATGGTGGATATCGAGTTCACCGTGCAATATCTGGTGCTGTTGCACTCGGGGGCGCACCCGGCGCTGCTGCGCAATGCGGGCAACATCGCGTTGCTGCGCGAAGCGGCGCAGCTTGGGCTGATCGACGCGACGCTGGCCGACGCGGCAGCGGCGGCGTATCGGACCTATCGCAAGCGCCAGCACAAGTTGCGGCTCGACGGCGTGGAAGCGGCGCGCGTGCCCGCGGCCGACATCGAGGCCGAACGCGATGCGGTGATGGCGCTGTGGGATTCGGTGTTCGCCGAGGCTGGGCCGGTCTGA
- a CDS encoding collagen-like protein, whose product MRSLTSWRTIVRSLGTGLALGALGMLGVVGLPALAQAQSADPPGRVARLSEFDGTVTYAPAGTSDWRYANRNRPLTTGDAVWVDRNSRAEMHVGGTAVRMGASTSLALSAVTDQNVQLNVTQGTVGVRLRSFDPNQPYEIDTPNLAFVPAQAGEYRVDVDPNGVTTVSVWRGAGTVYGQGASVPLQQGQRVAFVGQNLTQQQTGPLATDVFDQWTRERDAREDASVSARYVPRDMTGFESLDDYGAWQETPTYGAVWVPSNVPSGWAPYRTGHWVWVDPWGWTWVDDAPWGFAPYHYGRWAYVDARWCWVPGPVAVRPVYAPALVGWVGGNSGGNQWGVTFAAGGVGLAWFALGPHDPYRPAYHASSSYVTNINRSTIVRTTNITNNVNNVNVNNVYSNQHVRGAVSTMPAQAFVQGRAVGAPVALAAPRAGQGWRVGNTPGVAPVQQSVIGNSRPAPSVPPVGVFNRQVLATRAPVPRSVASRELTSNLHAVPNAGGAPLALGQNGQQVRNLGPGGQGQGRIAPIAPRVTVVGTHGPVGAPIGANGASPAQPALGPTGALGATPAHGGLPATGATSPMHGAPGVPGQPGLPGTPGHTGVPGQPGVPGVPGSPGYPGYATYPGQGSGQGNYQNRPGQPAVPSQPVQSGVPHPPQPNGVNGTYDRGMQGGPGGRGGQAQQGGAAQAVPQPGHEAAQREMESRRQSSQPQPVPQRAQPNATEPERRPQQWQSQSRQASQPPQPPQQPIQTQPMQQHQQPQAERAQPRAESQPQPQPQPQRPQPQAERPQPRPEPPPAPRPQVQPERPQAQPRAESQPQPQLQRPQPQAERPQPRPEPPPAPRPQPQPERPQAQPHPQSPHPQDRPQPAQRESKPEGRASAEHRSPRPDEHPHG is encoded by the coding sequence ATGAGATCCCTGACTTCCTGGCGGACGATCGTTCGCTCTCTCGGCACCGGGCTGGCGCTGGGCGCACTCGGCATGCTCGGTGTTGTGGGGCTGCCCGCACTGGCGCAAGCGCAAAGCGCTGATCCGCCGGGACGCGTTGCGCGGCTTAGCGAGTTCGACGGCACGGTGACGTATGCCCCGGCGGGCACCAGCGACTGGCGCTATGCCAACCGCAACCGGCCGCTCACTACAGGCGACGCCGTCTGGGTCGACCGTAACAGTCGCGCAGAGATGCACGTGGGCGGCACCGCAGTGCGCATGGGGGCTTCGACCAGCCTCGCGCTGTCCGCTGTGACCGACCAGAATGTGCAACTGAACGTAACGCAGGGCACCGTGGGCGTGCGGCTGCGCAGCTTCGATCCGAATCAACCGTACGAGATCGACACGCCGAATCTGGCGTTCGTGCCCGCACAGGCCGGTGAATATCGCGTGGACGTGGATCCGAACGGCGTGACGACCGTGAGTGTCTGGCGCGGCGCGGGCACGGTCTATGGGCAAGGCGCGTCGGTGCCGCTGCAACAGGGGCAGCGCGTGGCGTTCGTCGGTCAGAACCTGACGCAGCAGCAGACCGGCCCGCTTGCGACCGATGTCTTCGATCAATGGACTCGCGAGCGTGACGCGCGGGAAGACGCTTCCGTTTCGGCGCGCTACGTGCCGCGCGACATGACGGGTTTCGAGAGTCTGGACGACTACGGCGCGTGGCAGGAGACGCCAACCTACGGCGCCGTATGGGTGCCGTCGAACGTGCCGTCCGGCTGGGCGCCTTACCGCACGGGGCACTGGGTCTGGGTCGATCCGTGGGGCTGGACCTGGGTGGACGACGCGCCGTGGGGCTTTGCGCCGTATCACTACGGTCGATGGGCCTATGTGGACGCGCGCTGGTGCTGGGTGCCGGGGCCGGTTGCGGTACGCCCGGTGTATGCCCCGGCGCTGGTCGGCTGGGTTGGCGGCAACAGCGGCGGGAATCAGTGGGGTGTGACGTTTGCCGCAGGCGGCGTCGGCCTCGCCTGGTTTGCGCTGGGGCCGCATGATCCCTACCGTCCCGCGTACCACGCGAGTTCGTCGTACGTCACGAATATCAACCGGTCGACGATCGTGCGCACGACCAACATCACTAATAACGTCAATAACGTCAACGTCAATAACGTCTATAGCAATCAGCACGTGCGCGGTGCGGTGTCGACGATGCCCGCGCAGGCGTTCGTGCAGGGACGTGCCGTAGGGGCGCCGGTTGCCTTGGCAGCACCGCGAGCCGGGCAGGGCTGGCGCGTGGGCAATACGCCGGGCGTGGCGCCCGTGCAGCAGAGCGTGATCGGCAACAGCCGTCCGGCGCCCTCCGTGCCACCGGTGGGCGTGTTCAACCGGCAAGTGCTGGCGACTCGGGCGCCGGTCCCCCGCAGCGTGGCGTCGCGTGAGTTGACGAGCAATCTACATGCGGTCCCGAACGCGGGGGGCGCGCCGCTGGCGCTTGGTCAGAATGGTCAGCAAGTCCGCAATCTGGGGCCGGGCGGTCAAGGGCAGGGCCGCATTGCGCCCATTGCACCGCGTGTCACCGTCGTCGGCACGCATGGGCCGGTGGGGGCACCGATCGGCGCGAACGGGGCGAGCCCTGCCCAACCGGCGCTCGGGCCGACGGGCGCGTTGGGCGCGACGCCCGCCCATGGCGGCCTGCCCGCAACGGGCGCCACCTCGCCGATGCATGGCGCACCGGGCGTGCCGGGCCAACCCGGGCTGCCGGGAACCCCGGGCCACACGGGCGTGCCGGGGCAGCCGGGGGTTCCGGGAGTGCCTGGCTCGCCGGGATATCCGGGCTACGCGACCTATCCTGGGCAGGGTTCGGGGCAGGGAAATTATCAGAATCGTCCGGGGCAACCGGCGGTGCCGTCCCAGCCCGTCCAGTCAGGTGTCCCGCATCCGCCGCAGCCGAATGGCGTGAATGGCACGTATGACCGCGGCATGCAAGGCGGCCCCGGTGGCCGTGGTGGTCAGGCCCAGCAAGGGGGGGCGGCGCAAGCCGTTCCTCAGCCTGGGCACGAGGCCGCACAGCGTGAGATGGAGAGCCGTCGCCAGTCGTCACAGCCGCAGCCGGTGCCCCAGCGGGCGCAGCCGAACGCCACCGAGCCGGAACGTCGGCCGCAGCAGTGGCAGTCGCAATCCCGTCAGGCGTCACAGCCACCCCAGCCGCCGCAGCAACCGATCCAGACGCAACCCATGCAACAACATCAGCAGCCACAGGCGGAGCGGGCACAACCGCGCGCAGAGTCGCAGCCCCAGCCGCAGCCTCAGCCGCAACGTCCGCAGCCACAGGCCGAGCGGCCACAGCCGCGTCCGGAACCGCCGCCTGCGCCGAGGCCGCAGGTCCAGCCGGAGCGTCCGCAGGCGCAGCCGCGTGCAGAGTCGCAACCTCAGCCGCAGCTGCAACGTCCGCAGCCACAGGCCGAGCGGCCACAGCCGCGTCCGGAGCCGCCGCCTGCGCCGAGGCCGCAGCCCCAGCCGGAGCGTCCGCAGGCGCAACCGCACCCGCAGTCGCCTCATCCGCAGGATCGCCCGCAACCGGCGCAACGCGAGAGCAAGCCGGAGGGCCGCGCCAGCGCCGAACATCGGTCGCCTCGCCCGGACGAACACCCGCACGGTTGA
- a CDS encoding RNA-binding S4 domain-containing protein gives MKVDDSPHAATRIDKWLWAARFFKTRSLATQAVDRGRVLCNDARVKPARDVRPGDLVSVDNGSTRWEVRVKAIAEVRGSAPVAQSLYEETPASIQARADESERRRLFQEPAAQMHGRPTKRDRRRLGGVGE, from the coding sequence ATCAAGGTCGACGATTCTCCGCACGCCGCCACGCGGATCGACAAATGGTTGTGGGCGGCGCGCTTTTTCAAGACGCGCTCGCTCGCCACGCAGGCGGTCGACCGGGGCCGTGTGCTTTGCAACGACGCCCGCGTCAAACCGGCGCGCGACGTGCGTCCTGGCGATCTGGTGTCCGTGGACAACGGCAGCACGCGCTGGGAAGTGCGAGTGAAGGCCATCGCCGAGGTACGCGGCTCCGCACCGGTGGCGCAGTCGCTCTACGAGGAGACGCCCGCGAGCATTCAGGCGCGGGCCGACGAGAGCGAGCGCCGGCGCCTGTTCCAGGAGCCGGCCGCCCAGATGCACGGACGGCCGACGAAG
- the recN gene encoding DNA repair protein RecN — MLRSLSIRDFVIVDRLDLEFSAGFTVFSGETGAGKSILIDALALAMGERGDTSMVRNGQTRADITAEFAADAQARPDLEAWLQAQALTLEEHGGVLLRRVLDAGGRSRAFINGTPATLAQLRELGEMLVDIHGQHAHQQLLRPDAQRRLLDSHAGATALAADAAAAHKEWRRLVKRCEEAHGRDRELQLERERLEWQTSELDKLNPHEGEWDEVSAEHRRLSHAASLINGVQGALDVLAEADGAVVPSLGHVVHQIRELAEIDAALADTLAALEPAEIQLREAVHSLTHYAQRIDLDPERLAVVEQRLDALHSAARKFRVTPEQLPAELAQRRAQLEELTASADSAAMQAAADAAHATYLKLAKELSKARARAAASLSREVTRAMQDLSMPGGRFEVALAPTSEPQSFGLETVEFLVAGHPGVPTRPLAKVASGGELARISLALQVIASSASLTPTLIFDEVDSGIGGAVAEVVGRLLRELGQGRQVLCVTHLPQVAALGHQHLRVSKRSDGDTTMSEIEPLGRTERVEEIARMLGGVEITATTRKHAREMLAL, encoded by the coding sequence ATGCTACGCAGTCTCTCGATTCGCGATTTCGTGATCGTCGATCGTCTCGATCTGGAATTCTCCGCCGGCTTCACCGTGTTCTCGGGGGAGACCGGCGCGGGCAAATCGATTCTGATCGATGCGCTGGCGCTCGCGATGGGCGAGCGCGGCGACACCAGCATGGTGCGCAACGGGCAGACGCGCGCCGACATTACGGCTGAGTTCGCTGCGGACGCCCAGGCGCGTCCCGATCTCGAAGCCTGGCTGCAAGCGCAGGCCCTCACCCTGGAAGAACACGGCGGCGTCCTGCTGCGTCGCGTGCTCGACGCCGGCGGACGCTCGCGCGCCTTCATCAACGGCACGCCCGCCACGCTCGCGCAGTTGCGCGAACTCGGCGAAATGCTCGTCGACATACACGGCCAGCATGCGCATCAGCAACTGTTGCGCCCCGACGCGCAGCGTCGCCTGCTCGATTCCCATGCGGGCGCAACGGCGCTCGCGGCAGACGCCGCCGCGGCTCACAAGGAATGGCGACGTCTCGTCAAGCGCTGCGAAGAAGCGCATGGGCGTGATCGCGAACTGCAGCTGGAGCGCGAGCGTCTCGAATGGCAGACGTCCGAACTCGACAAGCTCAATCCGCACGAAGGGGAATGGGACGAAGTGAGCGCCGAGCACCGCCGGCTCTCGCACGCCGCCAGCCTCATCAACGGCGTGCAGGGCGCGCTCGATGTGCTGGCAGAGGCCGATGGCGCCGTTGTCCCCTCGCTGGGCCATGTCGTGCACCAGATTCGCGAACTTGCCGAGATCGACGCCGCTCTGGCGGATACGCTCGCCGCGCTGGAACCGGCCGAGATCCAGCTTCGCGAGGCGGTCCACTCGCTCACGCATTACGCGCAACGCATCGATCTCGATCCGGAGCGTCTGGCCGTGGTCGAGCAGCGTCTGGACGCCCTGCATTCGGCGGCGCGCAAGTTCCGGGTCACACCGGAGCAATTGCCGGCGGAACTGGCGCAGCGTCGCGCGCAATTGGAGGAATTGACGGCCTCGGCCGACAGCGCCGCCATGCAGGCGGCCGCCGATGCTGCCCACGCGACCTATCTGAAGCTTGCCAAGGAGTTGTCGAAAGCGCGCGCCCGGGCGGCGGCGTCGCTCTCGCGCGAAGTCACCCGCGCCATGCAGGATCTCTCGATGCCCGGCGGGCGCTTCGAAGTCGCGCTCGCGCCGACGTCCGAGCCGCAGTCGTTCGGGCTGGAGACGGTGGAGTTCCTTGTTGCGGGTCATCCGGGCGTGCCGACGCGCCCGCTCGCCAAGGTCGCCTCGGGCGGCGAACTCGCGCGCATCAGCCTCGCGCTGCAGGTGATCGCCAGCAGCGCGAGCCTCACGCCGACGCTCATTTTCGACGAAGTCGATTCCGGCATCGGTGGCGCCGTGGCGGAAGTCGTCGGTCGTCTGCTGCGTGAACTGGGTCAGGGCCGTCAAGTGCTGTGCGTGACCCATTTGCCGCAGGTCGCAGCCCTCGGCCACCAGCATCTGCGCGTGAGCAAGCGCAGCGACGGCGATACGACCATGAGTGAAATCGAACCGCTTGGGCGCACCGAGCGCGTCGAAGAGATTGCGCGGATGCTTGGCGGCGTGGAAATTACCGCCACGACGCGCAAACATGCGAGAGAAATGCTTGCGCTCTGA
- the hrcA gene encoding heat-inducible transcriptional repressor HrcA, with amino-acid sequence MLDQRAQTLLKTLIERYIADGQPVGSRTLSRYSGLDLSPATIRNVMADLEALGFVASPHTSAGRVPTPRAYRLFVDTMLSVRPLDEAAHHLASQVQTSLQPGGPQQLVASAAQVLSHLSQFAGVVLTPRRSQTFRHIEFLRLSDKRVLLIIVTPDGDVQNRIILTEKDYSPAQLVEAANYLNANFGGHSFDDVRTYLRGELDALRSDMSALMQAAVQAGSDAMADTTRESVLISGERNLLGVEDLSSNMERLRKLFDVFESKTGLLQLLDVSSRASGVQIFIGGESSLVPIEEMTVVTAPYEVDGQIVGTLGVIGPTRMAYERVIPIVDITAKLLSNALSHH; translated from the coding sequence ATGCTAGATCAACGTGCGCAAACACTTCTCAAAACCCTGATCGAACGGTACATCGCCGATGGCCAGCCGGTCGGCTCGCGCACGCTTTCGCGTTATTCGGGACTCGACCTGTCCCCGGCCACAATCCGCAACGTCATGGCGGACCTCGAAGCGCTCGGTTTCGTAGCGAGCCCGCACACGTCGGCCGGACGCGTGCCGACGCCGCGCGCTTACCGCCTGTTCGTCGACACCATGCTCTCGGTGCGACCGCTCGACGAGGCCGCGCACCATCTGGCGTCCCAGGTGCAAACGAGTCTTCAGCCGGGCGGCCCGCAGCAACTGGTGGCGTCTGCCGCACAGGTGCTCTCGCATCTGTCGCAGTTTGCCGGGGTGGTACTTACGCCGCGTCGCAGTCAGACCTTCCGTCACATCGAATTCCTGCGGTTGTCCGATAAGCGCGTGCTGCTCATCATCGTCACGCCCGATGGCGACGTGCAGAACCGTATCATCCTGACGGAAAAGGATTATTCTCCGGCGCAGCTGGTCGAGGCCGCGAACTATCTGAACGCCAATTTCGGCGGCCACAGCTTCGACGACGTGCGCACTTACTTGCGCGGTGAGCTCGACGCCCTGCGCTCGGACATGAGTGCGCTGATGCAAGCGGCCGTACAGGCCGGCAGCGATGCGATGGCCGACACCACACGCGAGAGCGTTTTGATTTCGGGAGAGCGCAACCTGCTGGGCGTGGAGGATCTGTCGTCGAACATGGAGCGGCTGCGCAAGTTGTTCGACGTGTTTGAGTCCAAGACAGGTCTGCTGCAATTGCTCGACGTGTCGAGCCGGGCCTCCGGCGTGCAGATCTTCATCGGCGGCGAATCCAGCCTCGTTCCTATCGAGGAGATGACGGTAGTCACCGCGCCCTACGAAGTCGACGGCCAGATCGTGGGCACGCTCGGCGTGATCGGGCCGACGCGCATGGCCTACGAGCGCGTGATCCCCATCGTCGACATCACCGCCAAGTTGCTCTCCAACGCGCTCAGTCATCACTGA
- a CDS encoding NAD kinase — MPMVAVIDLWCNGGMKTGSPFKTVALVGKYHADGVAEPLLTLAACIAQRGHHVVFERDTAHNIGAGADPYGTLDIQEIATQADVAVVVGGDGTMLGVGRQLAASNVPLIGVNHGRVGFITDIPLDEMRQVVPAMLEGHFEAEQRTLLSARIERDGQTLFDTLAFNDVVVNRSGISGMVELRVDVDGRFMYKQRSDGLIVATPTGSTAYALSASGPILHPRLGGVVLVPIAPHALSNRPIVLPDSSDIVITITGGREVGANFDMQSFAELRQGDKILVSRSAHQVTFLHPVGYNYYATLRRKLHWNEHISDEDTPQN, encoded by the coding sequence ATGCCGATGGTTGCTGTCATCGACTTATGGTGTAATGGCGGCATGAAAACTGGGAGCCCCTTCAAGACCGTGGCGCTCGTCGGGAAGTACCATGCCGACGGCGTCGCCGAACCGTTGCTCACGCTGGCGGCATGCATTGCGCAGCGCGGGCATCACGTCGTCTTCGAGCGTGACACTGCGCACAACATCGGCGCAGGCGCCGATCCGTACGGCACGCTCGACATTCAGGAGATCGCCACTCAGGCGGACGTGGCCGTCGTGGTGGGCGGCGACGGCACGATGCTCGGCGTCGGACGTCAGCTCGCCGCCTCGAACGTGCCGCTCATCGGGGTGAACCACGGCCGCGTCGGCTTCATCACCGACATCCCGCTCGACGAGATGCGTCAGGTCGTGCCCGCCATGCTCGAAGGTCACTTCGAAGCCGAGCAGCGCACGCTCCTGTCCGCACGCATCGAGCGCGACGGCCAGACGCTCTTCGATACGCTCGCGTTCAACGACGTGGTCGTGAACCGCTCCGGGATTTCGGGGATGGTCGAGCTGCGCGTCGACGTGGACGGTCGCTTCATGTACAAGCAGCGCTCGGATGGCCTGATCGTCGCCACGCCCACGGGCTCGACGGCATACGCGCTCTCGGCCAGCGGTCCGATTCTGCATCCGCGCCTGGGCGGCGTGGTGCTCGTGCCGATCGCACCGCACGCATTGTCGAACCGTCCGATCGTACTGCCGGATTCGAGCGACATCGTCATCACCATCACGGGCGGGCGCGAAGTCGGCGCGAACTTCGACATGCAGTCGTTTGCCGAACTGCGTCAGGGCGACAAGATTCTGGTGAGCCGCTCGGCGCATCAGGTGACGTTCCTGCATCCGGTCGGCTACAACTACTACGCCACGCTGCGCCGCAAGTTGCACTGGAACGAGCATATCTCCGACGAAGATACGCCGCAGAACTGA